CCCGTAGGAGTCTGGGCCGTGTCTCAGTCCCAGTGTGGCTGCTCATCCTCTCAGACCAGCTACCGATCGCTGCCTTGGTAGGCCGTTACCCCACCAACTAGCTAATCGGACGCGAGCTCTTCTCTTGGCAATAAATCTTTTACCTTACGGCTCATCCGGTATTAGCCACCGTTTCCAGTGGTTGTCCCCGACCTAGAGGCAGATTCTCACGCGTTACTCACCCGTCCGCCACTCACTCCGAAGAGTTCGTTCGACTTGCATGTGTTAAGCAGACCGCCAGCGTTCATCCTGAGCCAGGATCAAACTCTCCGTTTTGACTCGAAAGAGTTTTTTTTGGCTTGAGGGATTGAAACTTTCGCTTCTTTCCCTTATTATGTTTAGTAACTTTACTTGGGAACTAACGTTCGCCATCTAAAGTCTTATTGAACGAGGGTCAAGCTGAATTTAGCTTGGCTTTCAAACTATAGAATTTTCAAGGTTCGGTGGCTCGTGAGAGTGAGTCAGCGAGTTGCTGTTTTCCTCTCGAGCACGTTTACAAACATAACCAATTTCTCCCCTTCCTGTCAACCCTTTTTTTGAATCTTTTTTCATAGAACGCTGCAAGCCTTTGATATCAAGGGTTGACAGGATCCTAATTTTTGAGCGAGTCTGGGATCGACGTCAAAAATTAGGATCGGGTGGAGGTTGAAAATGAGTTCAACTGCAGTTTTCCCATGGGAGATTGAGTTAGATCGACAGATCGAGAGTTGGTTGAGGGAAGATATTGGTCGGGGCGATCGCACTACACAAAGTCTGCACGTTGAAACACGAGATCCCATCGAAGGTAAGTGGACGGCTAAAGCATCGGGTATTGTGGCGGGGTTACCGATCGCAGCACGGGTATTTCAGTATCTCGATCGCAATACGTCTCTAATTCCACTGGTATCTGAAGGGGAAACTTGTTCTCCAGGGCAACAGATTGCACGGTTGGAAGGTTCTCTGGAAGCTCTACTCATGGGAGAGAGAGTCGCGTTGAACTTAGTCATGCGGTTGAGTGGCATTGCAACAGCGACTCGCCAGTATGTCGATGCACTGTCCGATGTCCCAACTCGATTTGTCGATACTCGCAAAACTACTCCTGGCTTAAGAATATTAGAGAAATATGCGTCGCAAGTGGGGGGAGCAGTCAATCATCGCATGGGACTAGATGATGCCGTGATGATTAAAGATAACCATATTGCAGTTGCTGGCGGTATCGAAGCGGCCATTACCCAGATTCGCGATCGCATTCCTTACCCCATGACTATTGAAGTGGAAACTGAAACCATCGAACAAGTAAAGGAGGCGATCGCCCATGGTGCCAATATTGTGATGCTAGATAATATGAGTATCGAGCAAATGCGACAAGCCGTCATCTTAATTAGAGAGTCAACCTCTCCAGTCCAGATCGAAGCCTCCGGTAATGTAACTTTGGAGACGATACGAGAGATCGCTGAGGCCGGTGTGGATTATATATCTAGTAGTGCGCCCATCTCGCGATCGCCTTGGCTCGATATTAGTATGCGGATTCTAGGGAAATTTACCTTTATTTGA
This region of Roseofilum casamattae BLCC-M143 genomic DNA includes:
- the nadC gene encoding carboxylating nicotinate-nucleotide diphosphorylase, yielding MSSTAVFPWEIELDRQIESWLREDIGRGDRTTQSLHVETRDPIEGKWTAKASGIVAGLPIAARVFQYLDRNTSLIPLVSEGETCSPGQQIARLEGSLEALLMGERVALNLVMRLSGIATATRQYVDALSDVPTRFVDTRKTTPGLRILEKYASQVGGAVNHRMGLDDAVMIKDNHIAVAGGIEAAITQIRDRIPYPMTIEVETETIEQVKEAIAHGANIVMLDNMSIEQMRQAVILIRESTSPVQIEASGNVTLETIREIAEAGVDYISSSAPISRSPWLDISMRILGKFTFI